A genomic segment from Nicotiana sylvestris chromosome 1, ASM39365v2, whole genome shotgun sequence encodes:
- the LOC138877117 gene encoding uncharacterized protein encodes MYFDGAVNIKVVGIGAILISPIGHHYPATARLRFFCTNNTTEYEACIMGLKMAIHLDVHELLVMGDSDLIIRQSQGEWETRDIKLIPYRQCVQDLSKRFRSIEFRYIPRFHNELADALATLASMLPYPGNTHVDPLEIQVRNQHGYCNTIETEPDGEPWYHDIKRFLKTREYPEHAKGDKKKL; translated from the coding sequence ATGTATTTTGATGGGGCTGTCAACATCAAAGTAGTTGGGATCGGGGCAATCCTCATATCACCTATTGGACATCATTACCCTGCAACAGCCCGACTTCGGTTCTTCTGTACCAATAATACGACAGAATACGAAGCTTGTATCATGGGTTTGAAAATGGCCATCCATCTAGATGTGCATGAACTATtggttatgggagattctgacttgattatcaGGCaatcccaaggtgaatgggagactcgagacatcaagcttattccgtacagacaatgtgtgcaagacttgagcaaaagattcagatccatcgagttcaggtacattcccagGTTTCACAATGAGCTAGCCGATGCCTTGGCCACTTTAGCCTCGATGCTCCCTTATCCAGGCAACACTCATGTTGACCCACTAGAAATCCAAGTTCGGAAtcaacacggttactgcaatacaATTGAGACGGAAccagatggtgaaccatggtatcatgacatcaaacgattcctgaaaacaagagaatatccagagcatgccaaaggagataaaaaaaaactataa